One Setaria viridis chromosome 7, Setaria_viridis_v4.0, whole genome shotgun sequence genomic region harbors:
- the LOC117865842 gene encoding GDSL esterase/lipase At5g55050, producing the protein MTPSLSAPRRLELGPTCQLAAPFQPRRERQLPTGSRHNVPGMALLLFVLIHFAAAAAAESSHSPATALFVLGDSTVSCASSILPLNLTAPSLSSAGPCLFPSGRRLLPDLLAAKMGLPPPPLIYTLNGTATAAARGVNFGGQYGDRGIFRMGAVGQQLRLATETLQLLQLETGTPQDAPSAAAAAGAVFVLSFGTDAYARLLARGPAEADAAAPKHGRRGLGRLLADRIARAVAELYEAEVRRVAVIGVAPLGCAPRVMWEAGGGRGCVEEANELIEGYNARLAARLDDLRPQLPGADVVFCDVYKGMMEIISNPRRYGLDETWEACCGVGPFKATVGCLSKEMACGAPERRVWWDLYTPTDAVAALVANWSWSSPPPATGSGSGDSDVMTMMSICSPMSLQQLAAGS; encoded by the exons ATGACACCTTCTCTTTCGGCACCGAGGAGACTAGAACTAGGCCCCACTTGCCAGTTGGCAGCACCATTTCAACCTCGCCGCGAACGCCAGCTACCGACCGGTTCGCGCCACAACGTCCCAGGCATGGCGCTCCTCCTCTTCGTCCTAATccacttcgccgccgccgcggcggctgaGTCATCTCATTCTCCGGCCACGGCGCTCTTCGTCCTCGGGGACTCCACCGTGAGCTGCGCGTCCAGCATTCTCCCCCTCAACCTCACCgcaccctccctctcctccgccggcccgtgcctcttcccctccggccgccgcctcctgcccgaCCTCCTCGCGGCCAAGATGggcctcccaccgccgcccctcaTCTACACCCTCAACGGCACGGCAACCGCCGCGGCTCGGGGCGTCAACTTCGGCGGGCAGTACGGCGACCGCGGGATTTTCCGCATGGGCGCCGTCGGGCAGCAGCTCCGCCTGGCCACAGAGACGCTGCAGCTTCTGCAGCTGGAGACGGGCACCCCGCAGGACGCCCCCtccgctgccgcggcggcgggagcggtgtTCGTGCTGTCCTTCGGCACCGACGCCTACGCGCGGCTGCTCGCGCGCGGGCCCGCcgaggccgacgccgccgcgcccaagcacggccgccgcgggctcgggcgcctcctcgccgaccgCATCGCCCGCGCCGTCGCA GAGCTGTACGAGGCGGAGGTGAGGAGGGTGGCGGTGATAGGGGTGGCGCCGCTGGGGTGCGCGCCGCGCGTCATgtgggaggcgggcggcgggcgagggtgCGTGGAGGAGGCGAACGAGCTGATCGAGGGGTACAACGCCAGGCTCGCGGCGAGGCTGGACGACCTGCGGCCGCAGCTGCCTGGCGCCGACGTCGTGTTCTGCGACGTGTACAAGGGGATGATGGAGATCATCTCCAATCCCCGCAGATACG GGTTGGATGAGACGTGGGAGGCGTGCTGCGGGGTGGGCCCGTTCAAGGCGACGGTGGGTTGCCTGAGCAAGGAGATGGCGTGCGGCGCGCCGGAGCGGCGCGTGTGGTGGGATCTCTACACCCCCACGGACGCCGTGGCCGCCCTCGTCgccaactggtcctggagctcgccgccgccggcgactggTTCGGGCTCCGGCGACTCCGACgtgatgacgatgatgagcaTCTGCAGTCCCATGTCTCTGCAGCAGCTGGCAGCTGGAAGCTAA